From the genome of Amycolatopsis granulosa:
CGGCATGAGCACCGTGTCGGTCCGCGAAGCCGTGCAAGCCGACGCCGCGGAGATCGCCCGGATCCAGCGCGTCACCTGGCGCACGGCCTACCACGACATCCTGAGCGAACAGGCGCTGACCGAACTCGGCTCACCCCTCGTCGAGGCGCGGTGGGCGGAAGCGATCGGCCACCCCGGCTCGCGGGTCCACCTCGCGTTCGAGGGCGCGTTCGCCGTCGGTTTCTGCGTGGCCGGCCCGGCCCCGCAGGAGGACGTGGCGGACGCGGCGGGCACCGTGCCGCCGGACGCCGGGCGCACCGGGCTGATCGGCACGCTGCTGGTGGAACCGCGCTGGTCCCGCCGCGGGCACGGTGCCCGGCTGCTGGCCGCGGCCGCGGCGGGACTGCGGGAGCTCGGCGCCGACCGCGGGATCACCTGGGCGGCGGAATCGGACTCGGCCACGCTCGGGTTCTACCGGCGTGCCGGCTGGCGTCCCGACGGCACCGTCCGCACCCTCGACACCGGCGCGCGACGGCTGCGGGAACTGCGCCTGACGGGCGCGCTGGAGATCCGGCTGGTCGAGTGACCTACCCTTCCTCGCCCGCGCGGGCCGCGGTGGGGACCGCGCCGGCGGGCCGCTCGACGGCCGCCATCATCGGGCGGGTCAGCTCGCCGGCCAGCTCGAGGTCCAGGTCCTCGGCCGGCGCCGGCTTGCCGCGCCCCCGGAACCACCGCACGGTCATCACGACCAGGAACGCCACGGCCACGATCTGGTAGGTGCTGCCCGCGAGTTGTTGTGCGTGGCTCCAGGTCCACCACTCGATCGGCGTCCAGTAGTGCGGCGACAGCCAGAGGATCACCACCGCCGCCCAGCCGGACACGAGGAGCCACTTGTTGTTCTTCTGCACGCCCATCATCAGGACCAGCGCGGCCGTCGGCAGGGCCAGGACCCAGTGGTGCGACCACGAGATCGGCGAGATCAGCAGCACCCCGGCGGCGTTGACGCCCAGCGCCATCGGGAGGTTCTCGTCGCGCAGCGCCCGGGCCGTGCCCAGGAACGTCATCACCACGACCGCGATGACCCCGACGCCGCCCGCGACGGTGAGCGCGGTGCCGGTCATGTGCAGCTTCTCGAACGTCGCGCTGACCGACTCGTTCGCGTGGATCGGGCCGATGTTCATGCCCGTGGCGTGGAACACCCGGTCGGTCCAGTACGTCCAGGAGTCGCGCGGCATCAGCACGAACGCGATCGCGGTCATCACCAGGAAGCTCACGAAGCTCGTGACCACCGCGCGGAAGTCCTTGCGCAGCAGGAAGATCAACACGAACCCGGCCGGAGTCAGCTTCACCGCCGCGGCGATGCCGATCAGCGCGCCCCGCGGCCAGCGCGGGTTGGGCCACAGGACGTCCAGCGCGACCAGCATCATCAGCAGGACGTTGATCTGGCCCCAGAAGATCGTGTTCAGGACCGGGTGGGCCACCACCATCGCGCACGCCCCGGCGACCACCATCCACGGCTTGGCCAGCAGCCCCCGCAGCTCCGGCGACGCCTTGCGGTACGCCAGGACGATCGGGAACAGCGCCAGGCAGGTCGCCGCGGTCAGCAACGGGTAGCCGATCGACGGCGGGATGATCGCCAGCGGGGTGAACAGCACCGCGGAGAACGGCGGGTAGGTGTAGGGCAGCGGGCCGCCGACGGAGGAGACGGGCAGCTCGGTGTAGATGGAGTGGCCCTTGAGGAAGGTGTCCGCACCGAGCCGGTAGACGTCGACGTCCGTCGGCCACTTCCGGACGCCGTGCGCGTAGTAGGCGAGCGCCGCGAACAACACCACGGCCAGCAGGAGCTCCAAGCCCAGGCGTACCCGCTCGGCGGTACTGCCGTACCTCATCGTCTCGATGACAGCCTTCACTCGTTCTCCCAGTCCCGGCCACGCGCGGTCGCGCTCAACAGACGCGGCACGGCCTATCTTCGTTGCCCGCGTGATCGATGTTACGAGCGGGTCCCTCTCGTGCTACACGCGGCACGGCCGGGGAAACACGATCCAGCGAAGCACGCTGTAGAGGAACACCGCCTCGCACGCTCCGGCGAGGATCCGGGCCAGGTGGTACTCCACGCCCAGCGCGGCCAGGCCGGCACCGGCGCCGAGGATGAACACGACGTAGTTGACCGCCACCGCGACCGCGTACCGCACGACCTGCCGGCCGACCGGGCCGTGCGACCGGAAGTTCACCACGCGGTTGAGCACGAAGCTCAGGGCGAACGCGCACACGTAGGCGACGGTGATCGCCACCGGGAGCGGCAGGCCGGCCACGCCGTGGGAGAGGGTGAGCAGGAGCAGGTCGACGCCGAACGTGCACCCGTTGATCAGCGCGAAACCCACGAAACTGGGCGGGACCCGGGTGTTCAGCCCGAACGGCAGGTACCGCACGACCGTCGCGCAGCACGTCGCGAACCCCTCCGCGAACGACCGCGTCACCCGGATGTCCCGTTGCACGGCGCCACGATGGCAGAACCGGGTGACGGCAGGATGAGCAGCCGGTAGTCGGCAGGCGGCGGAATGCGTCCCCGGATCCACCGAGATCACACTTCAGGCTGATATCTTCGAGTGATCCGCCGTGTGATCCTCCGCTCTCCGCGGGGGCGCGCCCGCCCGAGGCCCCCGACAGGAGGCGCGCATGTTCGCCTGGTTCTGGGTGACACTCGGCGTCGCGTTCGGGTCCGCGATCCTGCCCGTCGTCAGCATCGAGGTGTTCGTGCTGGGGCTCGTCGCGAGCGAGCCGCGCGTGCACTGGCTCCTGATCGGCGCGGCCGTGGCGATCGGGCAGGTCGCGGGCAAGCTGCTGTACTACCTGGCCGCGCGTGGATCGATCGGATTACCGCGGTTCCTGCACGACCGCCTGCACCGGCAGCGCCCGCCGAGCAGGCGCCGGGAGTGGTGGCACCTGCGGACCAAGTGGCTGCGCGGCAAGGTCGAGTGGCTGCGCGAGCGGTGTCACCGGCACCCGTTCTGGATGACCGGCACCTACGGGATCAGCTCGCTGGTGGGGCTGCCACCGTTCATGGCGACGACGGTGCTGGCCGGACTGGCCGACATGCGGATCTCGACGTTCCTCACCGCGGGCCTGGCCGGACGGTTCATCCGGTACAGCCTGCTCGCCGCCGCCCCCGCGATGTTCGCCGGCTGGCTCCACCACTGACACCGGGCCGGCACCGTGGAACCGTCAGCGCGGGAGCTCGGCGATCACGGCCACCGTCCAGTGCGCCGTGATCGGGGCCTCCTTCGGCGGCAGGCCCAGGATC
Proteins encoded in this window:
- a CDS encoding GNAT family N-acetyltransferase, encoding MSTVSVREAVQADAAEIARIQRVTWRTAYHDILSEQALTELGSPLVEARWAEAIGHPGSRVHLAFEGAFAVGFCVAGPAPQEDVADAAGTVPPDAGRTGLIGTLLVEPRWSRRGHGARLLAAAAAGLRELGADRGITWAAESDSATLGFYRRAGWRPDGTVRTLDTGARRLRELRLTGALEIRLVE
- a CDS encoding glycosyltransferase family 87 protein — protein: MRYGSTAERVRLGLELLLAVVLFAALAYYAHGVRKWPTDVDVYRLGADTFLKGHSIYTELPVSSVGGPLPYTYPPFSAVLFTPLAIIPPSIGYPLLTAATCLALFPIVLAYRKASPELRGLLAKPWMVVAGACAMVVAHPVLNTIFWGQINVLLMMLVALDVLWPNPRWPRGALIGIAAAVKLTPAGFVLIFLLRKDFRAVVTSFVSFLVMTAIAFVLMPRDSWTYWTDRVFHATGMNIGPIHANESVSATFEKLHMTGTALTVAGGVGVIAVVVMTFLGTARALRDENLPMALGVNAAGVLLISPISWSHHWVLALPTAALVLMMGVQKNNKWLLVSGWAAVVILWLSPHYWTPIEWWTWSHAQQLAGSTYQIVAVAFLVVMTVRWFRGRGKPAPAEDLDLELAGELTRPMMAAVERPAGAVPTAARAGEEG
- a CDS encoding GtrA family protein, yielding MQRDIRVTRSFAEGFATCCATVVRYLPFGLNTRVPPSFVGFALINGCTFGVDLLLLTLSHGVAGLPLPVAITVAYVCAFALSFVLNRVVNFRSHGPVGRQVVRYAVAVAVNYVVFILGAGAGLAALGVEYHLARILAGACEAVFLYSVLRWIVFPRPCRV